In Leishmania braziliensis MHOM/BR/75/M2904 complete genome, chromosome 29, a genomic segment contains:
- a CDS encoding putative lipase domain protein yields the protein MPFVIPVAGGAAAGSAIHSPFSGRHRVSSSSSHSVADGNGLEHRPAQRQQRAPAPSVPISHSTFVQGDRYGVDTSAKVRRSPPSQKERQFEKKPYECRRVIPTPPHRQLFLVDGYGRAGALDTQGHESLLATYSMDDGCSGSPSGVYGEVARAGTSTAALSDRAGTRVSAPTYMSSDTPPSATSRVQLSNSSSGVRNVQAASPAHSPGAPFSTATAFSPDPNSSDRKHEQPDKLLAKQRFDEPVELQVESISAYAMRFTLVLWYTSLAVALVVQVIPKAQWSMVNICGADYGVDLRYMDKWTSPCVSSTPTVAPNNTLTTLATVSLRWAGANLTRQQSSMVRYRRLVLSLPPPADQASRVQEYNLVAQTRISGDGAERVSEYPFTMRCDRTKRRCDVARVPELLLGSAPKFAGEFSVTLALVPESLAAGAAGGSVGIAYQRSAYTLATIVWRYVLMFLSLIHTLRFVVYCKYTGTLYEQRWTLILQVALLWYMNPLFALNITNWPLFTTLAFMEYRTPTYFMAVFIAYMLSVMSASMMWTRPKEAQPNVGAFAKLKAFLVRSRNVCDPPMWTKLLISAYMLSIVVLDIIDACVHRYVWNSTSNSEAQFKPLYWFVVALQIAGIFVCLLLLFYLRRYLGSKPYLESRPQQLACRVFLMIFLSAIVYCVIHSLVFFLLYNRGYPALTSQQPLLQLPILLVAALFVNIMTLVYTSQNRNESVPIHPKDPRWKHVVWPDSWYRWLARHGGSQYIFATEREEMRFYRIQLEFRRRQFLAKQKRRQKGGGLLASLVSTMAGSAVATPREVTQGAVPLSVQSPIHDLQSDGHRTARSLQRSGNAVTSWRTDVWESPRPSSHVGAADMDDTADDGGSQHCSESPDVQDNDCVTVNPTRRGRRSDALVAWGARHPAVACSPPRRFDDDGNSLAATTTLDMQSSGCWGGGVDVGSNGLTPVSIAARHIINMDRFSSYFLPDDDDMTGSGEGGAAESYSGITRHKSSAGDAYAVEGPARRRSRMLQNACAARGRDGRDASIRVGRPLQCQASWTANALMRTYSGFNRRDGCTSLSQAQSELASGCQHHARSRSDGDMPLNSPGNGDTGVAMCHCNTPPRHNTPLLAQRSRYQDPSSTVGVTGSIETPVVATSRPPRAAAEGSADILVLSQAASDRERGKDGQRQQGETGVALSACNGVFARQRDHMQCAVLQSQPPTADAAGTNDGRNVKRTPFADKDDPLALSSRSPMLAADPSSAAPVSDAGEDSARQRSVHGETGSCPCRWHSGGHDALSNISFRTSSDSKSDRALGGTRSLLGTLTLARERLGALMGTVERNLLERPVRGLDWLEAHIFEAAHRYFQEIQYLPFFNLETAIDCFNISWEAYRVEESTDDQAIETGSKVTPKNFPRTVAHLIKQVLCGCCPAEEDTGDDAEDGSEGEAEDEDERTWEAVEQVRGGAERTAAAVSAIGGDRTEQGRHPHSTPRRRGSNVVIVHMGAGGGGGAARGGDDGVATSQPTSTSALAARSPLGHPVLSPPGPEVGVAVQRTAAAAPHRTEALPMNVEKYGFVRLLVAEARDVQVLMVKMDTSAPEHKGKAPRIIIGFRGTANLSNALHDVNIHRVVWREMENADRREAANAMGEAGTERASTVGDGSTTAAQHLGCASCIRSCLSRASWRPTCHAGFLTIWKTLRSTVLSRLCDILRDDRGTVYRIFTTGHSLGGALASLCAYSITYILRRMDYPITDVTVYTYGQPRMGNRTFQRLYNKAVPRTFRVVNESDIVVAVTMFGGYHVGIEVDVDRNGNFIVKPTGIEKLFLPTRGRGLRVIHHLLTNYGVSLNAIASRTPCPARGLDFYLTADPKKVEAEVKMEATPTVEL from the coding sequence ATGCCCTTCGTCATTCCAGtggctggtggtgctgccgcaggctCAGCGATTCACTCCCCCTTCTCAGGGAGACACAGagtctcctcttcctcttcccacAGCGTAGCTGATGGCAATGGCTTAGAACACAggccggcgcagcggcagcaacgcgcaCCGGCCCCCTCTGTGCCGATCTCCCACAGCACGTTTGTGCAAGGGGATCGATACGGGGTGGACACGTCCGCCAAAGTGCGCCGCAGCCCTCCGTCTCAGAAGGAGCGCCAGTTCGAGAAAAAGCCTTACGAGTGCCGTCGCGTCATCCCGACCccgccgcaccggcagctTTTTCTTGTTGACGGCTACGGCAGAGCAGGCGCCCTTGATACGCAGGGGCACGAGAGTTTACTCGCTACGTATTCGATGGATGACGGCTGCAGTGGTAGCCCCAGCGGTGTTTATGGTGAGGTGGCGCGTGCGGGAACGTCAACCGCGGCTCTGTCGGACCGCGCTGGCACCAGGGTATCTGCCCCCACGTACATGTCGTCTGACACCCCTCCTTCCGCCACATCCCGTGTCCAGCTCTCCAACAGCTCATCGGGTGTTCGCAACGTGCAGGCTGCTTCACCAGCGCACAGTCCTGGGGCACCATTCTCGACAGCCACCGCTTTTTCTCCAGACCCCAATAGCAGCGACCGAAAGCACGAGCAGCCCGATAAGTTGCTTGCGAAACAGCGCTTCGACGAGCCGGTGGAGCTCCAGGTGGAGTCCATCTCCGCCTATGCAATGCGGTTCACCCTTGTGCTGTGGTACACGAGCCTCGCCGTGGCTCTCGTCGTTCAAGTCATTCCTAAGGCGCAGTGGTCGATGGTGAACATCTGCGGCGCAGATTACGGCGTAGACCTGCGGTACATGGACAAGTGGACGAGCCCCTGTGTGAGTTCGACGCCCACTGTAGCGCCCAATAACACCCTCACTACCCTAGCGACGGTGTCGCTTAGGTGGGCAGGCGCGAACTTGACCCGCCAGCAGAGCAGTATGGTACGCTACCGGCGTCTGGTGCTGAGTCTGCCTCCGCCGGCCGACCAGGCGAGTAGGGTGCAGGAGTATAACCTCGTCGCCCAGACTCGCATTTCGGGCGACGGTGCCGAGCGGGTCTCGGAGTACCCCTTCACGATGCGCTGCGACAGGACGAAGCGCCGATGCGACgtggcgcgtgtgccggAGCTCTTGCTCGGCAGCGCGCCAAAGTTTGCGGGCGAGTTCAGCGTTACCCTAGCCTTGGTACCGGAATCGCTGGCGGCTGGGGCGGCCGGTGGCTCCGTTGGCATTGCCTACCAACGCTCTGCCTACACGCTTGCCACCATCGTGTGGCGCTACGTGCTTATGTTCTTATCGCTGATTCACACGCTACGCTTCGTCGTGTACTGCAAGTACACGGGCACCCTGTACGAGCAGAGGTGGACGCTTATACTTCAAGTGGCACTGCTGTGGTACATGAACCCGCTGTTCGCGCTGAACATCACGAATTGGCCCTTGTTCACCACACTCGCGTTCATGGAGTATCGTACTCCCACCTACTTCATGGCGGTGTTTATTGCGTACATGCTCTCCGTTATGAGTGCCTCGATGATGTGGACCCGCCCCAAAGAGGCGCAGCCGAATGTCGGTGCCTTTGCCAAGCTCAAGGCCTTCCTCGTGCGAAGCAGGAACGTGTGCGACCCACCCATGTGGACCAAGTTACTCATCTCTGCCTACATGCTCAGCATCGTTGTGCTGGACATCAttgatgcgtgcgtgcaccgGTACGTGTGGAACTCCACCTCAAACAGCGAAGCACAGTTCAAGCCGCTCTACTGGTTCGTCGTCGCCCTCCAGATTGCTGGCATTTTCGTCTGTCTGTTGCTCCTCTTCTACCTGCGCAGGTACCTCGGGAGCAAGCCGTACTTGGAAAGCCGTCCTCAACAGCTTGCCTGTCGCGTGTTCTTGATGATCTTCCTGTCCGCCATCGTGTACTGCGTCATTCACTCTCTCGTGTTCTTCCTGCTATACAACCGCGGCTACCCGGCGCTGACCTCGCAGCAACCCTTACTGCAGCTTCCGATCTTGCTAGTTGCGGCCTTATTTGTGAACATCATGACGCTCGTCTACACCTCGCAAAACCGCAATGAAAGTGTCCCAATCCACCCAAAGGACCCGCGTTGGAAGCATGTGGTGTGGCCCGACTCGTGGTACCGCTGGTTGGCGCGACACGGCGGCAGCCAGTACATCTTCGCTACGGAACGGGAGGAGATGCGGTTTTACCGCATTCAGCTTGAATTCCGACGTCGGCAGTTCTTGGCGAAACAGAAACGTCGCCAGAAGGGGGGTGGGCTGTTGGCGAGCCTCGTATCCACCATGGCTGGCTCTGCTGTCGCCACGCCGCGGGAGGTTACACAGGGCGCAGTGCCGCTCAGCGTGCAATCCCCTATCCATGACCTGCAGAGTGACGGCCACCGTACGGCGAGGTCGCTGCAACGGAGTGGCAACGCTGTCACGTCGTGGCGCACGGATGTATGGGAGTCGCCGCGGCCGAGCAGCCATGTGGGCGCAGCAGACATGGACGACACCGCTGATGATGGCGGCAGCCAGCACTGTAGCGAGTCACCCGATGTGCAGGACAACGACTGTGTCACCGTCAACCCCACGCGCCGCGGTCGCCGGTCGGATGCTCTGGTAGCATGGGGAGCACGCCACCCGGCCGTCGCGTGTAGTCCGCCGCGTCGCTTTGACGATGACGGTAACTCTCTTGCTGCGACCACCACACTCGACATGCAGAGCAGTGGGTGTTGGGGCGGGGGTGTTGATGTAGGCTCGAATGGCTTGACGCCAGTTAGCATAGCGGCGCGACACATCATCAATATGGATCGCTTCAGCAGCTACTTTTTACCAGACGACGACGATATGACTGGCAGTGGCgagggaggcgctgcagagtCGTACTCTGGCATCACGCGCCATAAGTCATCAGCCGGAGACGCGTACGCTGTTGAGggccctgcgcggcggcggtctcGCATGCTGCAGAACGCATGCGCCGCGCGAGGTCGTGACGGCAGAGACGCCAGTATTAGGGTCGGCAGGCCCTTACAGTGCCAGGCATCGTGGACAGCGAATGCCTTGATGCGCACATATAGCGGTTTCAACCGCCGCGACGGCTgtacctctctctcacagGCGCAGTCGGAGCTCGCTAGCGGGTGTCAGCACCATGCACGATCCCGCTCGGATGGGGACATGCCCCTTAACTCGCCAGGGAATGGGGACACAGGGGTGGCCATGTGCCACTGCAATACCCCTCCCCGGCATAACACGCCTCTACTGGCGCAGCGGTCACGCTACCAGGATCCCTCCAGTACTGTAGGCGTAACAGGCAGTATTGAGACACCCGTGGTAGCGACCTCGAGGCCACCGCGGGCAGCAGCTGAGGGTTCAGCTGATATTTTAGTATTGTCGCAAGCCGCGAGTGATAGGGAGCGGGGCAAGGATGGACAGCGGCAACAAGGCGAAACTGGAGTCGCGTTAAGCGCCTGCAATGGCGTCTTTGCGCGCCAGCGCGATCATATGCAGTGCGCAGTGCTTCAGTCGCAGCCGCCGACCGCAGATGCAGCCGGTACCAACGATGGCAGAAATGTCAAACGAACGCCGTTTGCTGACAAGGATGACCCTCTTGCTCTGTCATCCCGTTCGCCAATGTTGGCGGCCGATCCGTCTTCTGCCGCGCCAGTGAGCGACGCTGGCGAGGACAGCGCACGACAACGCTCTGTGCACGGCGAGACCGGAAGTTGTCCGTGCAGGTGGCACTCTGGCGGCCACGATGCGCTGTCCAACATCTCCTTCCGCACCTCGAGCGACAGCAAAAGTGACCGCGCGCTTGGTGgcactcgctctctcctggGTACCCTGACCCTGGCACGAGAGCGCCTCGGGGCGCTGATGGGGACGGTGGAGCGGAACCTGCTGGAGCGGCCGGTTCGGGGGCTGGACTGGCTGGAGGCACACATCTTCGAGGCAGCGCATCGGTATTTTCAGGAAATCCAGTATTTGCCCTTTTTCAACCTCGAGACCGCCATCGACTGCTTCAACATCTCTTGGGAGGCCTACAGAGTGGAGGAAAGCACTGATGACCAGGCGATTGAGACGGGTAGCAAGGTGACACCGAAGAATTTTCCTCGCACAGTGGCTCACCTTATTAAGCAGGTtctctgcggctgctgtcccgcagaggaagacacgggcgacgacgccgaggacggcagcgaaggagaggcagaagaCGAGGACGAACGCACGTGGGAAGCCGTTGAGCAAgttcgcggcggcgctgagagGACTGCGGCAGCTGTGTCTGCCATCGGCGGCGATCGCACGGAGCAGGGGCGGCACCCACACTCCACGCCACGCAGGCGCGGGTCGAATGTGGTTATTGTGCACATGGGCGccgggggcggcggcggcgcggcgcgggGTGGTGATGATGGGGTCGCTACCTCACAGCCAACCTCCACGTCCGCACTCGCCGCCAGGAGCCCCTTGGGCCATCCCGTGTTGTCACCCCCGGGGCCTGAAGTGGGGGTGGCAGTGCAGaggacagccgcagccgcccccCACCGCACCGAGGCGCTGCCCATGAACGTCGAGAAGTACGGTTTTGTGCGGCTACTGGTCGCGGAGGCGAGGGACGTGCAAGTGCTCATGGTGAAGATGGACACAAGCGCCCCAGAGCATAAGGGCAAGGCGCCGCGTATCATCATCGGCTTCCGCGGGACAGCAAACTTGAGCAACGCCTTGCACGACGTGAACATCCACCGGGTTGTGTGGCGGGAGATGGAGAATGCAGACCGCCGAGAGGCAGCCAACGCGATGGGCGAAGCGGGCaccgagagagcgagcaccgtcggcgacggcagcaccacggctgcgcagcacctcggctGTGCGTCCTGCATTCGCTCTTGCCTGTCCAGGGCGTCGTGGAGGCCCACCTGCCACGCCGGGTTTCTTACCATTTGGAAAACGCTGAGGTCGACAGTCCTGTCGCGGCTGTGCGACATTCTGCGCGACGACCGCGGTACCGTTTATCGTATCTTCACGACTGGCCACAGTCTCGGCGGCGCCTTGGCGTCTCTCTGCGCGTATAGCATCACCTACATACTGAGGCGCATGGACTACCCCATCACAGACGTGACCGTCTACACATACGGCCAGCCACGCATGGGCAATCGAACGTTCCAGCGTCTGTACAACAAAGCCGTTCCACGCACATTCCGCGTTGTGAATGAGAGCGACATTGTCGTGGCTGTGACGATGTTTGGGGGCTACCACGTTGGCATCGAGGTGGACGTGGACCGCAACGGCAACTTTATTGTGAAGCCGACAGGTATCGAGAAGCTGTTTCTGCCAACGAGGGGGCGGGGCTTGAGAGTGATTCACCATCTTTTGACTAACTACGGGGTTTCGTTGAACGCAATCGCCTCGCGGACCCCATGTCCAGCGCGCGGGCTCGACTTCTACTTGACTGCCGACCCCAAAAAGGTGGAGGCCGAGGTGAAGATGGAAGCGACCCCCACAGTGGAGTTGTAG
- a CDS encoding putative serine peptidase translates to MSTQQPEWTQAASELMARTVALARKKANGYLHPAHLAYTMFEDENSLASRVLRKLSAASVKEALEARVDAIPTQTPAPAQPRPNSDMMRVLNTAEQERVALGDTLMAADHFLLSLHESKEVGKILDAAGAGKKAIRATLLEMRKGKKVTSDFQDENYESLNKYAIDLCKQAEDGKLDPVIGRADEILRTIRVLSRRTKNNPVLIGEPGVGKTAIVEGIAQQVVRGDVPDTLDGIRIFSLDMGALVAGAKYRGEFEERLKSVLSEVKESDRKIILFIDEIHLVLGAGKSDGAMDAANLLKPLLARGELRTIGATTLEEYRKYVEKDAAFERRFMPVHVNEPSVEECTSILRGLKDRYEQHHGVQITDKAVVVAAQLADRYITNRFLPDKAIDLIDEACANVRVTLSSRPAEIDVLERKKRQLEIEEKALQRDKDASAKERLSAVKAEIQKVVEKLSPLLHKYEQERARIDELQATQAKLDEKKVKLERAERMSDMETAADLKYNVIPILQDRIRSLKEAIEKQKATMLQGTVTETDIAGVVSRWTNIPVTKLSQTDRERLLHLADQLHLRVKGQDEAVNRVAEAILRSRAGLARSDRPTGSFLFLGPTGVGKTELSKAVAAELFDDAKYMVRLDMSEYMEQHSVARLIGAPPGYVGHEEGGQLTEPVRRRPYTVVLLDEVEKAHPNVFNVLLQVLDDGRLTDSHGRTVDFCNAIIIMTSNLGSQFLHSMGSSPKAYEATQAQVMGEVRKFFRPEFINRLDDIILFRSLGFDELTGIVDIIIEELNGRLKDQLIRVSLTDEAKHYVLESAFDAEMGARPLRRWVEKNITTELSRMIISQELSPNSTVKVILGSHHKKLSFSVKRTAAAP, encoded by the coding sequence atgtcgacgcagcagccagaATGGACTCAGGCGGCCTCTGAGTTGATGGCCCGCACCGTCGCACTGGCACGCAAGAAGGCAAACGGTTATCTCCACCCCGCGCACCTCGCCTACACCATGTTTGAGGATGAAAACAGTCTTGCCTCTCGTGTGTTGCGCAAGCTCAGTGCCGCCTCGGTGAAGGAGGCGCTAGAGGCCCGTGTCGATGCGATTCCCACGCAGACCCCTGCGCCAGCACAGCCGCGGCCCAATTCGGACATGATGCGCGTGCTGAAcacggcggagcaggagcgtgtTGCCCTCGGTGATACCCTCATGGCAGCTGACCACTTCCTCCTGTCGCTCCACGAGAGCAAAGAGGTCGGCAAAATCCTGGATGCTGCAGGGGCTGGCAAGAAGGCGATCCGcgccacgctgctggagatgcGCAAGGGTAAGAAGGTAACGTCGGACTTCCAAGACGAGAACTACGAGTCGCTGAACAAGTACGCAATTGATCTGTGCAAGCAGGCGGAGGACGGAAAGCTGGACCCGGTTATTGGCCGCGCAGACGAGATTCTGCGCACCATACGCGTGCTGTCACGCCGCACGAAGAACAACCCGGTACTGATTGGTGAACCTGGAGTTGGTAAGACTGCGATTGTGGAGGGCATTGCACAGCAGGTGGTGCGAGGCGACGTGCCAGACACCCTTGACGGCATTCGCATATTCTCGCTGGATATGGGTGCGCTGGTCGCCGGTGCAAAATACCGCGGCGAGTTCGAGGAGCGCCTGAAGTCCGTGCTGAGCGAGGTGAAAGAGAGTGACAGGAAGATCATCCTCTTCATTGACGAGATTCATCTCGTGCTCGGCGCTGGCAAGTCGGACGGCGCGATGGACGCCGCGAATCTGCtgaagccgctgctggcccGTGGTGAGCTGCGTACCATCGGGGCCACAACGCTCGAGGAGTATCGCAAGTACGTGGAGAAGGACGCCGCCTTTGAGCGCCGCTTCATGCCGGTGCACGTAAATGAGCCGTCGGTCGAGGAGTGCACAAGCATCCTGCGTGGGTTGAAGGACCGCTacgagcagcaccacggTGTGCAGATCACAGACAAGGCCgttgtggtggcggcgcagctggctGACCGCTACATTACCAACCGCTTCCTTCCAGATAAGGCGATTGACCTGATTGATGAAGCTTGCGCGAACGTGCGCGTGACGCTGTCGTCGCGGCCAGCCGAGATCGACGTTCTCGAGCGCAAGAAGCGCCAACTGGAGATTGAGGAGAAGGCGCTACAGCGCGACAAGGACGCGTCGGCCAAGGAGCGGCTGAGTGCTGTGAAGGCAGAGATTcagaaggtggtggagaaaCTCAGCCCACTTCTTCACAAGTACGAACAGGAGCGTGCCCGCATCGACGAGCTGCAGGCAACGCAGGCGAAGCTAGAcgagaagaaggtgaagcTGGAGCGGGCGGAGCGAATGAGCGACATGGAAACGGCCGCAGACCTCAAGTACAACGTTATCCCAATCCTTCAAGACAGGATCCGATCTCTCAAGGAGGCGATCGAGAAACAGAAGGCGACGATGCTGCAGGGCACCGTGACCGAGACGGACATCGCCGGCGTTGTGTCGCGCTGGACCAATATCCCGGTGACGAAGCTGAGCCAGACCGATCGCgagcgcctgctgcacctggccgaccagctgcacctccgtgTGAAGGGCCAGGATGAGGCGGTGAACCGCGTCGCGGAGGCCATTCTGCGCTCACGTGCCGGTCTGGCCCGCTCTGACCGACCCACCGGCTCTTTCCTGTTTCTCGGCCCGACCGGCGTGGGCAAGACAGAGCTGAGCAAGGCCGTTGCTGCGGAACTCTTCGACGACGCCAAGTACATGGTACGACTGGACATGAGCGAGTACATGGAGCAACACTCTGTGGCGCGGCTGATTGGCGCCCCACCGGGGTACGTTGGCCacgaagaaggcggccaGCTGACAGAGCctgtgcgccgccgcccgtACACGGTGGTGTTGTTGGatgaggtggagaaggctCACCCGAACGTCTTcaacgtgctgctgcaggtgctcgACGACGGGCGGCTGACTGACTCGCACGGCCGCACGGTCGACTTCTGCAATGCGATCATCATCATGACATCCAACTTGGGTTCGCAGTTCCTGCACAGCATGGGCTCTTCACCAAAGGCCTACGAGGCAACACAGGCGCAGGTGATGGGCGAGGTACGGAAGTTCTTCCGCCCAGAGTTCATCAACCGACTGGATGACATCATCCTCTTCCGTTCTCTGGGTTTCGACGAACTGACTGGCATCGTCGACATCATCATCGAGGAGCTCAATGGCCGCCTCAAGGACCAGCTCATCCGCGTCTCGCTCACAGACGAGGCTAAGCACTACGTCTTGGAGTCCGCCTTCGACGCCGAGATGGGCGCtcgcccgctgcggcggtgggtCGAGAAGAACATCACCACGGAGCTCAGCCGCATGATTATCTCGCAAGAGCTGTCGCCGAACAGCACGGTGAAAGTGATTCTCGGCAGTCATCATAAAAAGTTGTCCTTCTCGGTGAAgcggacggcggcggcgccatga